One stretch of Cedecea neteri DNA includes these proteins:
- a CDS encoding GntR family transcriptional regulator — protein sequence MPKRPEAVAERIYQQLKQEIFDFLLLPGDRFSENEIADRMSASRTPVRQALYALQQEGYVDVQPRSGWQIRAVDFDHLESLYDLRIVLELEAVKRLCQRADSVCPLPLQALKQFWLEEPPLDEGINVAPYDEAFHMTLVSAAGNPEMARVHRDITEKIRIVRRLDFTRQPRVSATYAEHGQILLAVWDRNLEEAQTRLHDHIAASQKEVRQITLHMLHQARQLKLS from the coding sequence ATGCCAAAGCGACCAGAAGCCGTAGCCGAACGCATATACCAGCAGCTAAAGCAGGAAATCTTCGACTTTCTCCTGCTGCCGGGCGACCGCTTTAGCGAAAACGAAATTGCCGACCGCATGAGCGCCAGCCGCACGCCGGTTCGCCAGGCGCTTTATGCCCTGCAGCAGGAAGGTTATGTCGACGTGCAGCCCCGCAGCGGCTGGCAGATCCGGGCGGTGGACTTCGATCATCTCGAATCGCTTTACGATCTGCGCATCGTGCTGGAGCTGGAGGCGGTGAAACGGCTTTGCCAGCGGGCTGACTCCGTATGCCCGCTGCCACTGCAGGCGTTGAAGCAGTTCTGGCTGGAGGAACCGCCGCTCGACGAGGGCATCAACGTCGCGCCGTATGACGAGGCTTTTCACATGACGCTGGTGTCTGCGGCGGGCAACCCTGAAATGGCCAGGGTTCACCGGGATATCACCGAGAAAATCCGTATTGTGCGCAGGCTGGACTTTACCCGTCAGCCTCGCGTCAGTGCGACGTACGCCGAACATGGGCAAATCCTGCTCGCCGTGTGGGACCGCAACCTTGAGGAGGCACAGACCCGATTACACGACCACATCGCCGCAAGTCAGAAAGAGGTTCGTCAGATAACGCTTCATATGCTGCACCAGGCTCGGCAACTCAAGCTGAGTTAA
- the uca gene encoding urea carboxylase: MFSKVLIANRGEIACRAIRTLKKMSITSVAVYSDADASAQHVIDADMAMALGGDKASDTYLNIEKILAAAKESGAEAIFPGYGFLSERAEFAEACEAAGIVFIGPTAQQISDFGLKHRARELASGVDVPMTPGTGLLTSLADAQLAAAEIGYPVMLKTTAGGGGIGLTRCDSETALLEAWESVKRMGAQFFSDDGVFIERFVDKARHLEVQIFGDGKGKVVALGERDCSLQRRNQKVVEETPAPNLPQATREALHRAAVALGESVNYRSAGTVEFIYDAARDAFYFLEVNTRLQVEHPVTECVTGLDLIECMVLVAAEASPDWQKMAAAPQGAAIEVRIYAEDALKNFQPSPGVLTDVYFPEGVRVDGWVSTGSEVSAFYDPMIAKIIVYGADRLQALSILNDALAATRLHGIATNLDYLRQIVRLPEFKAGVMWTRLLDSVSYQAQAVEVLEPGTWSSIQDSPGRLGYWDIGVPPSGPMDDFAFRLANRIVGNHPSAAGLEFTLQGPTLRFHSEATIALTGAPCPARLDDQPVTFWQPTVVKAGQILTLGRASSGCRTYLAVRNGFDVPVYLGSRSTFALGQFGGHAGRTLRVADVLPISQPCLPACTTPAPISLPQAPEPALIPQYGEIWEIGVLYGPHGAPDFFTPESMETFFNAEWQVHYNSNRLGVRLVGPKPEWTRADGGEAGLHPSNVHDCEYAIGAVNFTGDFPVILTRDGPSLGGFVCPVTIAKAELWKVGQVKPGDRIRFHAISFEHAQSLEIAQQVAVTNLCAGASLPDLHPSIAPGATTSAAILAEIPAQGALPAVVYRQAGDNYVLIEYGDNVLDLALRLRIYLLMKAINQAAQTGVEELSPGVRSLQIRYDSQRISQNQLLTLLLSVEKQLGDVTRLKIPSRIVHLPLAFEDSATLAAVERYQQTVREDAPWLPNNVDFIQRTNGLQSRDEVKQILFDASYLVLGLGDVYLGAPCAVPLDPRHRLLSSKYNPARTWTAEGTVGIGGMYMCIYGMDSPGGYQLVGRTLPIWNKFLKNEQFGDEPWLLKFFDQVRFYPVSEEELTTFRTAFREGRAQVEIEEVDFDFAEYSRFLADNADDITAFRSRQQEAFLSEVAHWKEQESAAVESALMATAMPEEEQAGQLVSADLNGNIWKILVEPGQSVKQGEPLIVVEAMKMELLVSAPCDGKVVRIQCQQGRPVGPGDALLWLEAV, encoded by the coding sequence ATGTTTAGCAAAGTCTTAATTGCCAACCGCGGCGAAATTGCCTGTCGTGCTATCCGCACGCTGAAAAAAATGAGCATTACCAGCGTGGCCGTTTATTCCGACGCGGACGCCAGCGCGCAGCACGTCATTGACGCCGATATGGCGATGGCGCTTGGTGGAGATAAAGCCAGCGACACCTATCTGAATATCGAAAAAATACTGGCGGCGGCAAAAGAGAGCGGCGCGGAGGCAATTTTCCCCGGCTACGGTTTTCTTTCAGAACGCGCCGAATTTGCCGAGGCCTGCGAAGCGGCTGGGATCGTATTTATCGGACCAACGGCGCAGCAAATCAGCGATTTCGGCCTCAAACACCGGGCTCGTGAGCTGGCCTCCGGCGTGGACGTGCCGATGACGCCGGGCACCGGGCTGCTGACATCGCTTGCAGATGCGCAGCTGGCGGCGGCGGAAATTGGTTATCCGGTGATGCTAAAAACCACGGCGGGCGGGGGAGGGATTGGCCTGACCCGCTGCGACAGCGAAACGGCATTGCTTGAAGCCTGGGAAAGCGTCAAGCGCATGGGGGCGCAGTTTTTCAGCGACGATGGCGTGTTTATCGAGCGCTTTGTCGACAAAGCTCGCCACCTGGAAGTGCAAATCTTTGGCGACGGGAAGGGCAAGGTTGTGGCCCTCGGAGAACGTGACTGCTCGCTGCAGCGCCGTAACCAGAAAGTGGTCGAGGAAACGCCCGCGCCCAATCTTCCACAGGCAACGCGTGAGGCGCTGCATCGTGCGGCGGTGGCGCTGGGTGAATCCGTTAACTACCGCAGCGCGGGAACCGTAGAGTTTATTTATGACGCGGCACGCGATGCTTTCTACTTCCTGGAAGTCAACACGCGGCTGCAGGTTGAGCACCCGGTGACCGAGTGCGTAACCGGCCTGGATCTGATCGAATGCATGGTGCTGGTGGCGGCAGAGGCTTCCCCGGACTGGCAAAAAATGGCCGCAGCGCCGCAGGGCGCGGCTATCGAAGTTCGCATTTACGCCGAAGACGCGCTGAAAAACTTCCAGCCTTCGCCGGGCGTATTGACCGACGTTTATTTTCCAGAGGGCGTACGGGTTGACGGCTGGGTCAGCACCGGTAGCGAAGTTAGCGCTTTCTACGATCCGATGATCGCCAAGATCATCGTTTACGGTGCAGACCGCCTGCAGGCGTTAAGTATACTGAACGACGCGCTGGCGGCGACGAGGCTGCACGGGATCGCCACCAATCTGGATTATCTGCGGCAGATAGTTCGTCTGCCGGAGTTTAAGGCCGGGGTGATGTGGACGCGCCTGCTCGATAGCGTGAGCTATCAGGCGCAGGCCGTGGAAGTGCTGGAGCCTGGCACCTGGAGCAGCATTCAGGACAGCCCTGGCCGCCTCGGATATTGGGATATCGGCGTGCCGCCGTCGGGGCCGATGGATGATTTTGCCTTCCGTCTGGCGAACCGCATCGTCGGTAACCATCCTTCCGCCGCCGGGCTGGAGTTTACCCTGCAGGGGCCGACGCTGCGCTTCCACAGCGAAGCCACCATCGCGCTGACCGGCGCACCTTGCCCGGCACGGCTTGATGACCAGCCGGTGACCTTCTGGCAGCCAACGGTGGTGAAAGCGGGGCAGATCCTCACCCTGGGCAGAGCCAGCAGCGGCTGCCGCACCTATCTGGCGGTACGCAACGGTTTTGACGTGCCGGTGTATCTCGGCAGTCGCTCTACCTTTGCGCTCGGCCAGTTTGGCGGACATGCGGGGCGCACATTGCGCGTCGCGGACGTGCTGCCCATCTCTCAGCCTTGCCTGCCAGCCTGCACTACGCCTGCGCCGATTAGCCTGCCGCAGGCGCCGGAACCCGCGCTGATCCCGCAGTACGGCGAGATATGGGAGATTGGCGTGCTCTACGGGCCGCACGGCGCGCCGGACTTCTTTACGCCTGAGTCGATGGAAACCTTTTTCAACGCCGAATGGCAGGTTCACTACAACTCTAACCGCCTCGGGGTGCGCCTTGTCGGGCCCAAGCCGGAGTGGACCAGAGCCGACGGCGGTGAGGCCGGGCTGCATCCTTCCAACGTGCACGACTGTGAATACGCCATCGGCGCGGTGAACTTTACCGGCGACTTCCCGGTGATCCTGACGCGTGACGGCCCAAGCCTCGGCGGGTTTGTCTGCCCGGTGACTATTGCCAAAGCGGAATTGTGGAAAGTCGGGCAGGTGAAGCCGGGTGACCGGATTCGTTTTCACGCCATTAGCTTTGAACACGCGCAGTCTCTGGAAATCGCCCAACAGGTGGCGGTGACCAACCTGTGTGCCGGGGCAAGCCTGCCGGACCTGCATCCTTCTATTGCACCAGGCGCGACGACCAGCGCGGCGATCCTGGCGGAAATCCCTGCTCAGGGAGCCCTGCCGGCGGTGGTTTACCGTCAGGCGGGCGACAACTATGTGTTGATCGAATACGGCGATAACGTGCTCGACCTGGCGCTGCGCCTGCGTATTTATCTGCTGATGAAGGCGATTAACCAGGCGGCGCAAACGGGTGTTGAGGAGCTTTCTCCCGGCGTTCGCTCGCTGCAGATCCGTTATGACAGCCAGCGTATCTCCCAAAACCAGCTGCTGACTCTGCTGCTGAGCGTTGAGAAACAGCTTGGCGATGTGACTCGCCTGAAAATTCCTTCGCGCATTGTGCATCTGCCGCTGGCTTTTGAAGACAGCGCCACGCTGGCGGCGGTGGAGCGCTACCAGCAAACGGTGCGGGAAGACGCCCCGTGGCTGCCGAACAACGTGGACTTTATTCAGCGCACCAACGGGCTGCAAAGCCGTGACGAGGTGAAGCAGATCCTGTTTGATGCCAGCTACCTGGTGCTCGGGCTGGGCGATGTCTATCTCGGCGCGCCTTGTGCCGTGCCGCTTGACCCGCGTCACCGCCTGCTGAGTTCGAAGTACAACCCGGCGCGTACCTGGACCGCAGAAGGCACGGTGGGCATCGGCGGCATGTATATGTGCATCTACGGCATGGACTCTCCAGGAGGTTATCAGCTGGTGGGGCGCACGCTGCCTATCTGGAACAAATTCCTCAAAAACGAACAGTTTGGCGACGAGCCGTGGCTGCTCAAGTTCTTCGACCAGGTGCGTTTCTACCCGGTGAGTGAAGAAGAGCTGACCACGTTCCGCACGGCATTTCGTGAAGGGCGTGCGCAGGTGGAGATCGAAGAGGTTGATTTCGATTTTGCCGAATATAGCCGCTTCCTTGCGGACAATGCCGACGATATTACCGCTTTCCGTAGCCGCCAGCAGGAGGCCTTCCTGAGCGAAGTGGCGCACTGGAAGGAACAGGAAAGCGCGGCGGTGGAGAGCGCGCTGATGGCGACGGCTATGCCGGAGGAAGAACAGGCCGGCCAACTCGTCAGCGCCGACCTGAACGGCAATATCTGGAAAATCCTCGTTGAGCCGGGCCAGAGCGTAAAGCAGGGCGAACCGCTGATCGTCGTGGAGGCGATGAAGATGGAGCTATTAGTCAGCGCGCCGTGCGACGGCAAAGTCGTGCGCATTCAGTGCCAGCAGGGCCGACCGGTGGGGCCGGGGGATGCGCTGCTGTGGCTGGAGGCGGTGTAG
- the atzF gene encoding allophanate hydrolase has translation MPVALLSQWITDYQQQPHLLLGAYQQLMANISRQDNAWIYIASEQQITAQINSLLQAINDEDKTPADFPLFGVPFAVKDNIDVAGMPTSAACPVFTYHPTDDATVIARLRAAGAIVVGKTNLDQFATGLVGTRSPYGAVVNSFNPDYVSGGSSSGSASVVARGLVCFSLGTDTAGSGRVPAGFNNIVGLKPTKGWLSTAGVVPACRLNDCVSIFAHSAADAALLANVAGGYDPLDPYSRSNPNTAPARFSPRLRFAIPDRLNFFGDKHSEEAFQRALERLMAMGAELVAVDFSDFTRLAEQLYNGAWVAERTVAVKEILEKHPDAMDPTVRGIVASGLSFTACDAWQAEYTRAELARRINQQLALFDALVVPTSPTIHTLAEMRDEPVRYNSQFGTYTNFTNLADLSALALPADFRADGLPAGITLIAPAWHDAALSHFGAQWQTQLDLPAGATALKLPAAQTCTPADGYVRVAVVGAHLRGMPLNHQLTSRNAVFVEETHTADTYRLYALANTQPPKPGLVRATEGQPIAVELWDIPLARFGEFVAEIPAPLGIGTLALQDGRSVKGFICEPCATEGATDITPWGGWKAWLARQPGA, from the coding sequence ATGCCAGTCGCTCTCTTGTCGCAGTGGATTACCGATTACCAGCAACAGCCTCATTTGCTCCTGGGGGCTTATCAGCAATTAATGGCCAATATCTCACGGCAGGATAATGCCTGGATATATATCGCCAGCGAACAGCAAATAACTGCGCAAATAAATTCATTATTGCAGGCCATTAATGACGAGGATAAAACACCGGCGGATTTCCCGTTATTTGGCGTGCCGTTTGCGGTTAAAGACAATATTGATGTGGCCGGGATGCCCACCAGCGCAGCCTGCCCGGTATTTACTTATCATCCCACTGACGATGCCACGGTAATTGCGCGCCTTCGCGCCGCCGGGGCTATTGTGGTGGGCAAAACTAATCTCGACCAGTTTGCGACTGGCCTGGTCGGCACTCGCTCTCCCTATGGCGCGGTGGTTAACAGCTTCAACCCGGATTACGTCAGCGGCGGCTCGAGTTCAGGCTCCGCTTCCGTGGTGGCTCGCGGGCTGGTTTGTTTCTCTTTGGGGACGGACACCGCAGGCTCCGGGCGCGTTCCTGCCGGGTTCAATAATATCGTCGGTTTAAAACCCACCAAAGGCTGGCTCTCTACCGCTGGTGTCGTCCCGGCCTGCCGCCTCAACGACTGTGTTTCGATTTTTGCCCACTCGGCGGCGGATGCAGCCCTGCTCGCAAATGTAGCCGGGGGGTACGATCCGCTCGATCCTTATTCCCGCAGCAATCCTAATACCGCCCCGGCTCGCTTTAGCCCGCGCCTGCGCTTTGCTATTCCAGACCGACTGAACTTCTTTGGCGACAAACACAGCGAGGAGGCTTTTCAGCGGGCGCTGGAAAGATTAATGGCGATGGGGGCAGAGCTGGTCGCCGTGGATTTCAGTGATTTTACCCGTCTTGCAGAACAGCTTTATAACGGGGCGTGGGTGGCCGAGCGCACCGTCGCGGTGAAAGAGATCCTCGAAAAACATCCTGATGCCATGGACCCCACCGTGCGCGGCATCGTCGCCAGCGGCCTGAGCTTCACGGCCTGCGATGCGTGGCAGGCCGAATATACCCGCGCCGAACTGGCTCGCCGTATTAACCAGCAGCTTGCGTTGTTTGACGCCCTTGTGGTGCCGACGTCGCCAACGATCCATACGCTGGCCGAAATGCGCGACGAGCCCGTACGCTACAACTCGCAGTTTGGCACCTACACCAACTTTACCAACCTTGCTGACCTGAGCGCACTGGCGCTGCCGGCGGATTTCCGTGCTGATGGCCTGCCAGCGGGAATTACGCTTATCGCGCCTGCCTGGCATGATGCCGCGCTTAGCCACTTTGGCGCGCAATGGCAGACTCAGCTTGATCTCCCCGCCGGAGCAACAGCGCTGAAACTGCCCGCCGCTCAGACCTGCACGCCTGCCGATGGTTACGTGCGCGTAGCGGTGGTGGGCGCTCATCTGCGTGGTATGCCGCTCAATCATCAGTTAACCAGCCGCAATGCCGTGTTTGTCGAAGAAACCCACACGGCGGATACCTATCGCCTGTATGCCCTGGCCAATACCCAGCCGCCGAAGCCTGGCCTGGTTCGCGCCACTGAAGGGCAGCCGATTGCCGTTGAGCTTTGGGATATCCCGCTCGCACGCTTCGGTGAGTTTGTTGCTGAAATTCCCGCGCCGTTGGGGATCGGCACGCTGGCCTTGCAGGACGGGCGCAGCGTGAAGGGCTTTATTTGTGAACCGTGCGCGACAGAAGGCGCCACGGACATTACCCCATGGGGCGGCTGGAAAGCCTGGCTGGCTCGTCAACCTGGCGCTTAA
- a CDS encoding NAD(P)-dependent oxidoreductase yields MRIGFIGLGGMGQPMAENLLKAGHQVAVWNRSQAPAEALKAKGATVVATPAEFTDSEVLITMLADDDTSRRVIIDQGALAALPKGAIWINMATVSVAFTNEMAEKADAGGQRYIAAPVLGRVDVAAAGNLNILTAGPAELLDSVQPIFDVLGQKTWRFGDRPEQAAAVKLAANFMLASAIEAMGESSALVGAYDVTAGDFLGMLTSTLFAAPAYKNYGAMIAESRYSPAGFTMKLGLKDVRLAQQAAESKNVPMGFAGVLRDNYLDALAHGDEQLDWAALATVSARRSGQ; encoded by the coding sequence ATGCGTATTGGATTTATCGGGCTGGGCGGAATGGGCCAGCCGATGGCAGAAAATCTGCTGAAAGCCGGGCATCAGGTTGCCGTGTGGAACCGTTCTCAGGCGCCTGCGGAAGCTTTAAAAGCAAAAGGGGCGACAGTTGTAGCCACGCCGGCTGAGTTTACCGACAGCGAAGTGCTGATAACTATGCTGGCCGACGACGATACCAGCCGCCGCGTGATTATCGATCAGGGCGCGCTTGCCGCGCTGCCGAAGGGCGCTATCTGGATCAACATGGCCACCGTTTCCGTTGCCTTTACCAATGAAATGGCTGAAAAGGCCGACGCTGGCGGGCAGCGTTATATCGCTGCGCCTGTGCTGGGGCGCGTGGACGTGGCAGCTGCGGGTAACCTGAACATTCTTACCGCCGGGCCAGCGGAACTGCTGGACAGCGTGCAGCCGATCTTTGATGTTCTGGGGCAGAAAACCTGGCGCTTTGGCGACAGGCCGGAGCAGGCAGCGGCGGTGAAACTGGCGGCTAACTTTATGCTGGCCAGCGCCATTGAAGCGATGGGGGAATCATCTGCTCTGGTCGGCGCTTATGACGTTACAGCGGGGGATTTCCTCGGCATGTTGACCAGCACCTTGTTTGCCGCCCCGGCCTATAAAAACTATGGGGCGATGATTGCCGAGTCACGCTACAGCCCGGCAGGTTTTACCATGAAACTTGGGCTGAAAGACGTGCGTCTGGCGCAGCAGGCGGCAGAAAGTAAAAATGTGCCGATGGGTTTTGCGGGCGTATTGCGAGATAACTATCTTGATGCTCTTGCCCACGGTGATGAACAGCTCGACTGGGCGGCTTTAGCCACGGTGTCCGCTCGCCGTAGCGGGCAATAA
- a CDS encoding DUF2526 family protein: MTHLSDVISRVDAAIAADVITHMNELLIELSDDAELTREDRYAQQQRLRIAIAHKGNHHREETEERREQLTRSGTII, encoded by the coding sequence ATGACCCATCTTTCAGACGTTATCAGCCGCGTAGACGCGGCGATTGCCGCAGACGTCATCACCCACATGAACGAACTGTTGATTGAACTTAGCGACGACGCAGAGCTGACGCGGGAAGACCGCTATGCCCAACAGCAGCGGCTGCGCATCGCCATTGCCCACAAGGGCAATCACCACAGAGAAGAAACCGAAGAGCGCCGCGAGCAGTTAACGCGCAGCGGCACCATTATCTAG
- a CDS encoding ABC transporter substrate-binding protein has product MSTGKTLLGLLLSALLPAGSAMAAANSTLVYCSEASPESFNPQIASSGPSFVASSQTLYNRLIDFNPADNTPVPSLATEWKISPDGKTYTFTLRQGVKFNSNKFFKPTRDFNADDVVFSVMRQKDANNPYHKVSQANYEYFNDVGLDKLIVDVKKLDDYHVQFTLSEPNAAFLADWGMDFASILSAEYADAMLKAGTPERVDNNPIGTGPYALQDYKIDSVIRYVANPDYWKGEVPTKHLIFSITPNVQTRLAKLQKNECQIIPAPSPVQFDAIKANKDLALHSIDGLNVGYLAFNTSKKPFDNALVRQALNYAVDKKAIVNAIFMGSGSVAKSPIPPTMLGYDKDLKDYGYDPEKAKALLKQAGLEKGFDTDLWSMPVQRPYNPNSRRIAEMIQSDWAKVGVNAKIVTFEWGEYLAGMRKGEHSSALFGWMSDNGDPDNFADTLLGCGSVASGSNVARWCDKNYDALVQKAKLTSDPAARAKLYVQAQEIYYQQAPWIALANGKTFYATRSNVSGYTVSLAGSDFSKAKLD; this is encoded by the coding sequence ATGTCTACAGGGAAAACACTCCTCGGCCTGCTGCTGAGCGCGCTCCTCCCGGCAGGAAGCGCGATGGCGGCGGCAAACAGCACGCTGGTTTACTGCTCCGAAGCCTCTCCTGAATCCTTTAACCCGCAGATTGCCAGCTCCGGCCCAAGCTTTGTTGCCAGCTCGCAAACGCTTTATAACCGCCTGATTGATTTCAACCCGGCCGACAATACGCCGGTACCGTCGCTGGCGACGGAATGGAAAATCAGCCCGGACGGTAAAACTTATACCTTTACCCTGCGCCAGGGCGTGAAGTTCAACAGCAACAAGTTCTTTAAGCCAACGCGAGACTTTAACGCCGATGACGTGGTGTTCTCGGTCATGCGCCAGAAAGACGCCAACAACCCGTATCACAAGGTGTCGCAGGCGAACTACGAATACTTTAACGATGTGGGCCTCGATAAGCTCATCGTGGACGTTAAAAAGCTGGATGATTACCACGTCCAGTTCACCCTGAGCGAGCCGAACGCGGCGTTCCTGGCCGACTGGGGCATGGACTTTGCCTCTATTCTGTCTGCAGAGTACGCGGATGCGATGCTGAAAGCCGGCACGCCTGAGCGGGTGGACAACAACCCAATCGGCACCGGGCCTTACGCGCTGCAGGACTATAAAATTGACTCCGTGATTCGCTACGTCGCCAACCCAGACTACTGGAAAGGCGAGGTGCCGACCAAACATCTGATCTTCTCTATCACCCCGAACGTGCAAACCCGCCTGGCGAAGCTGCAGAAGAATGAATGCCAGATTATTCCGGCCCCAAGCCCGGTACAGTTCGACGCCATCAAGGCGAATAAAGACCTGGCGCTGCACAGCATTGACGGTCTGAACGTCGGTTATCTGGCGTTTAACACCAGCAAAAAGCCGTTCGATAACGCGCTGGTTCGCCAGGCGCTGAACTACGCGGTGGACAAAAAAGCTATCGTTAACGCCATCTTTATGGGCTCCGGCTCGGTGGCAAAATCACCGATCCCGCCGACCATGCTGGGCTACGACAAGGATCTGAAAGACTACGGCTACGATCCGGAAAAAGCCAAAGCGCTGCTGAAGCAGGCCGGGCTGGAGAAGGGCTTTGATACCGATCTCTGGTCCATGCCGGTGCAGCGTCCGTATAATCCTAACTCGCGCCGCATTGCGGAGATGATTCAGAGCGACTGGGCGAAAGTGGGCGTGAACGCCAAAATCGTTACCTTTGAGTGGGGCGAGTATCTGGCCGGGATGCGTAAAGGGGAGCACTCCTCGGCGCTGTTTGGCTGGATGTCCGATAACGGCGACCCGGATAACTTTGCCGATACCCTGCTGGGCTGCGGCAGCGTAGCCAGTGGGTCGAACGTTGCCCGCTGGTGCGACAAAAACTACGACGCCCTGGTGCAGAAGGCGAAGCTAACCAGCGACCCGGCCGCCCGTGCGAAGCTCTATGTGCAGGCGCAGGAAATTTACTATCAGCAGGCGCCGTGGATTGCGCTGGCGAACGGTAAAACCTTCTACGCGACCCGCAGCAACGTGAGCGGTTATACCGTTAGCCTCGCCGGGAGTGATTTCTCCAAAGCGAAGCTGGATTAA
- a CDS encoding MFS transporter: MKNSQCLELHPEPSLSPAKAVYVLTGCVGVIGANSMVLGPIAPAVASSIGATVPTVMMAAAAFGLGTATSALFLARLIDLVGSARMLKFTMTLLGVALLLCAASPSVAMFIAAQLIAGIASGIALPAIYASAAAIAEPGRESRTIGKVLTGWTLSMIAGVSFSVVLAELFSWRAVYVSVSCLAALALIALFRLNMQDRPAAGIAPSPLSALGLPGIKSLLVVCGAFMTAFYGLYAYLGDHLHQDLGLPVTANGGVAIAYGAGFGCAALLSGMVDRFGPKRLMPPVLLVAAAVYLGLALFGSMLVGVICLLFVLGLVNHLGVNLLIQRLTAIDPAKRGTLMGLNSAVTYLAVFAGSSSYGPLYTDHGFTALSLASLALMIIAVLTCLWRDFAGQGVKVMG, translated from the coding sequence ATGAAAAATAGCCAGTGTCTGGAGCTGCATCCAGAGCCGTCTCTGTCTCCCGCCAAAGCTGTATATGTGTTAACCGGCTGCGTCGGCGTTATCGGCGCTAACTCGATGGTGCTGGGGCCAATCGCTCCGGCAGTGGCGTCATCCATAGGCGCGACAGTGCCGACGGTGATGATGGCCGCAGCGGCCTTCGGGCTCGGCACGGCGACAAGTGCGCTGTTTTTGGCAAGGCTTATCGACTTAGTCGGCTCTGCCCGGATGCTCAAATTCACCATGACGCTGCTGGGCGTGGCGCTGCTGCTTTGCGCGGCTTCGCCTTCCGTGGCGATGTTTATTGCCGCCCAGCTGATTGCCGGGATTGCTTCGGGTATCGCGCTGCCCGCGATTTACGCCAGCGCGGCCGCCATCGCGGAGCCGGGGCGTGAAAGTCGGACCATCGGCAAAGTGCTGACCGGCTGGACGCTGAGCATGATCGCCGGCGTGTCGTTTTCCGTGGTGCTGGCCGAACTGTTCAGCTGGCGCGCGGTGTATGTGTCGGTCAGCTGTCTGGCCGCTCTGGCGCTGATCGCTTTGTTCAGGCTGAACATGCAGGATCGCCCGGCGGCGGGCATTGCCCCGTCACCGCTTTCTGCGCTGGGCCTGCCGGGGATCAAGTCATTGCTGGTGGTGTGCGGCGCATTTATGACCGCGTTTTACGGCCTGTATGCCTATCTGGGCGACCATCTTCATCAGGATCTCGGCCTGCCGGTGACGGCGAACGGCGGGGTGGCGATTGCCTATGGGGCAGGGTTTGGCTGTGCGGCATTGCTCAGCGGGATGGTGGACCGGTTTGGCCCTAAACGCCTGATGCCGCCTGTTCTTCTGGTTGCTGCTGCGGTTTATCTTGGGCTGGCGCTGTTCGGCAGCATGCTGGTGGGGGTTATCTGCCTGCTGTTTGTGCTGGGCCTGGTGAACCACCTGGGGGTGAACTTATTGATTCAGCGCCTGACGGCCATCGACCCGGCTAAGCGTGGCACGCTGATGGGGCTAAATAGCGCGGTGACTTATCTGGCGGTGTTTGCCGGCAGCAGCAGCTACGGGCCGCTTTATACCGACCATGGTTTTACCGCTCTCTCGCTGGCCTCTCTGGCGCTGATGATTATTGCGGTGCTGACCTGTCTGTGGCGTGATTTTGCCGGGCAGGGTGTGAAGGTTATGGGTTGA
- a CDS encoding Lrp/AsnC family transcriptional regulator has product MKKETDGIKQNGAAERVLDAADRRILGALVEDATISYAELGEKVALSAPAVHERVKRLKRSGVIQQTAALLDPKAINKSLLAFVHIDTKGWGKTPDLLRISAYPEVEEIHSVAGDTSMLLKVRTEDSRALEALLAHLYEINGVVATRTYIVLSTYLERPVQPGITRDWPEQD; this is encoded by the coding sequence ATGAAAAAAGAAACAGACGGTATTAAGCAGAACGGTGCGGCAGAACGAGTTCTCGATGCCGCAGACCGAAGAATATTAGGCGCGCTGGTGGAGGATGCGACCATCAGCTATGCCGAACTCGGCGAAAAAGTGGCGCTTTCTGCGCCAGCGGTACATGAACGCGTTAAGCGCCTGAAGCGATCGGGCGTGATCCAGCAGACGGCGGCGCTGCTCGACCCAAAGGCCATCAACAAATCCCTGCTGGCATTCGTCCACATTGATACCAAAGGCTGGGGAAAAACGCCGGATCTGCTGCGCATTTCCGCCTACCCGGAAGTGGAGGAGATCCATTCCGTGGCCGGGGACACCTCCATGCTGCTCAAGGTGCGCACCGAGGACTCAAGAGCGCTTGAGGCCCTCCTCGCCCATCTGTATGAGATAAACGGCGTGGTGGCGACCAGAACCTATATCGTGCTGTCGACCTATCTTGAGCGCCCTGTCCAGCCGGGCATTACCCGCGACTGGCCGGAGCAGGACTAG